Within the Anas platyrhynchos isolate ZD024472 breed Pekin duck chromosome 33, IASCAAS_PekinDuck_T2T, whole genome shotgun sequence genome, the region ggggtggggacattgggatgggatggggacattggggtggggatggggacatggggatggggacattggggtggggacattggggtggggacattgggatgggatggggacattggggtggggatggggacatggggatggggacattggggtggggacattgggatggggatggggacattggggtggggatggggacatggggatggggacattggggtggggacattgggatggggatggggacattggggtggggatggggacatggggatggggacattggggtggggatggggacatggggatggggacattggggtggggacattgggatggggatggggacattggggtggggatggggacatggggatggggacattgggatggggatggggacatggggatggggacattggggtggggacatggggatggcaccgtgagcacggggaggtggccgaggatgtggggctggggacgtggtggggacacggagggggacctggggatccaggtggggacatggggacgtggggggggacatggggacacggggggggtcccggcgccccccgacccccccgccccgtgcagTGCAGCTCGCCCCTGCCCGGTCTGCGCACCCAGGACGTCTGCTGCCGGGGGGCCGGTGTGGCCTGGGGGGTGCACGAGTGCCAGCCCTGCGACGCCGACCCCCGTAAGGCagcggggttttttttggggttatggggttggggggggttctgcggtgtgtggggggggctcactttgtccccccctcccccccccccatttgcagCGAAcccccccgccgtggggcagcacccctgccccaaaggTTTCCGCCGCGCCAACGGCTCCTGCGTGGGTGAGTttggggagatttatttttgggggggttaaaaggggatgggggggttttggggtgctgacccccaccctgtgtgtgtgcgtcccccccccagatgtggaTGAGTGCCAGGAGGGGGGGTTCTGCAAGAACGGGCTCTGCACCAACACCCGGGGCAGCTTCGCCTGCCTCTGCCACGAGGGCTTCATCCTGGACTCGTCCCGGAGCAGCTGCATCTgtgggatcgggatgggattgggggtggggttgggggtggggttggggttgggattatgggtagggttggggttgggattgggattgggattgggattgggattgggattggggttggggttggggttggggctgggattggggttggggttgggattgggattggggttgggatcgggatgggattgggggtgggattgggattgggattgggggtgaggttggggttggggttgagattggggttggggttgggggtgggattggggatgaggttggggttgggattatgggtggggttgggattgggattggggttggggctggggttggggttgggattgggattgggattgggattgggattgggattgggattggggttggggcaggggctggggctggggctgggattgggattggaattggaattggggttggggttgaggtCGGGGCAAGGCCTGGAATTGTggtagggattgggattggggttggaattgggattagggttgggattgggattgtggttgggatgtggatggggatggggtgaggagggagtaggggttgggattggagttggagttgggattgggaggggatggggatgggatggggatgggggtggtctgaaatggaatagggattgggattgggattgggattgggattgggattgggaggggatagggaagggaagaggaaggggaaaggattggggtgggatggggatggagtaggatgaggtgggattgggatgggaacaggatgaaatgggattggggttaggaccaggactaggactgggattgggattgggattgggattgggattgggattggggttttggggttgggattggaattggggttgggattgggattggggttaggaccaggactaggactgggattgggattggaattggggttgggattggaattggggttgggattgggattggggttaggaccaggactaggactgggattgggattgggattgggattagggtgaccggtaccacccccccgccccccccccccccagcccaccaggtGATCTCGGAGGCGCGGGGGCCATGTTAccgggtgctgcgggaggggcGCTGCGCGCTGCCCACCCTGCGCAACATCACCcgccagatctgctgctgcagccgcgtgggcaaggcctgggggccggcgtgccagcgctgcccccccttcGGCTCcggtgagcccccccgggacccccccaaccccttgggatccccccaaaaaaaaccctttagggcggaccccccccaaaaaaaacaaaaaccctttggggagcctccgtttcatgggatttgcacccaaagccacgGGCTCACCCTTTGGaggggggttttttttgggggaggggggtaattttttttgggggggggtccattttgacaccccctccccccccttcaatTGCAGAGGGGTTCAAGGAGAtctgccccgccggccccggctaCCACTACTCGGCCTCCGACCTGCACTACAACACCCGCTACCTGGGCCAGgacctgccccgtgtccccctggggcgtccccgtgtcccctccccagctgggaccgCCGCCCGtgagccccttgtcccccccgctttgtccccccccaccccccccggctgccaggaccccccctcaccccattgctctgccccacagctcgctGGCGCCCCGGTcggccgccccccagcaggtcaccgcctgtccccgaggtgccaccgcgggtccccaaggtgccacaacgcgtcccTGAGGTGCCACCACGCGTCCCACACGTGCCAccgcgtgtccccgaggtgccaccacgggTCCCCGAtgtgccaccacgtgtccccgaggtgccacaacgcatCCCCGAGGtaccaccacgtgtccccgaggtgtcaccacatgtccctgatgtgccaccacgtgtccctgaggcaccaccgcatgtccctgaggtgccacatGTCCCCAAGGTTCCACAGCGGGTCCCTGAGGCGCCacaacgtgtccccgaggtgccaccagacgtccccgaggtgccacaacgcgtccccgaggtgccaccgcgcatccccgaggtgccaccaccagcccccgagGTTGTCATCGTGCCTcgacccaccctggggctgctgggacccctccccacgccacccggcccggagggtccggcaccaggtagggctggggcacttgtgcacggctgcacacgtgtgtgcaccgTTGCACGCATGCATGGTTGCAGATGTGCGCAGGGttgcactgtgtgcagctgtgtgcgtgcattttattttattttttgcacgtgTGGTTACGCTCTGCGCCGTTGCACATACACATCTCAGCACAGGCGTGCAAGgtcacacgtgtgtgcatgtggctgtgcacttgtgcatggttgcatgcttgcatggctgcatgtgtgcagttgcatgtgcacgtgtgctcagttacatgtgcaagcagttacgtgtgcaatttgcatttattcagtctCATTTGTGCACAGTTATAGGCGTGCACAGTTACACACGTGCGTGTTACACGTGTGCACACCATTGCAGGCTtgcccagctgcatgcagctgcagtagcaCGTGTGCATCTCATGCATGCACAGCTAAATATATTGTGCACGTGTGCACGGTTTGCATGCATGACTATTTGCACACGTGTGCACGGCTACATGCATGCCTGCTTACACACGTGTGCACAATGCCTACTTACACACGCCTACACGTGTGCATGTGTCCTGTATGCCTATTTGCACACATGTCCACAGTTGCATGCATGCTTGATTGCACACACGTGCACAGTGTGCATGCGTGCATGTTTGCACAGGTGTGCACAGCTGCACGCCTGCCCGTTTGCACACACATGTGTTACTCACGTGTGCCCGCTTGCAGCCGCCGGCAGCGTGTGCGAGCGGAACCCGCGGATCTgcggccccgggcgctgcgTCCCGCGCCAGGGCGGCTAcacctgcctgtgccaccccggcttctggctcagcacccagggcacccaCTGCATCGGTGAgcggcgcccggcccctccctgggcacccatgtccccatgcacccacctccccctgcactcatttccccgtgcgcccatttccctgtgcacccacctccctgtgcacctgtttccccatgcacccacctccccatgcactcACCCGTTTCCCCGTGCACCTATTTCCCCGTGCAGCCACCCATTTCCTCATGCACCCATTTCCTCACgcacccatttccttctgcacccatttccccatgcgcccacctccccatgtacccacccatttctccgtgcacccatttccccatctatccacttccttgtgcacccacctccccgtgcacccacctctccaagccccaatttccccctgcccccatttccccatgcacccgtttccccacgcacccacccatctctccatgcccccacctccccgtgcccccatttccccctgcccccatttccccgcgcacccacctccccactcccctctcccccttccctcccacccacctctccatccGTCCCCGCtcctgtccgtccgtctgtccccatTGCCGTCCGTCCCCCCGCctgcccagacgtggacgagtgccggcgcagcccccggccctgcgccCCCGGCCGCTGCGAGAACACGGTGGGGAGCTTCCGCTGCGTCTGCGGCCCCGGctaccggcccggccccggcggcaccgactgccaaggtcagcagggacgggggggggacagagggggacaatggggacaacggggatggggctgaggtggccgtgtccccgtagatgtggatgaatgcgcccagagcccctcgccctgcgcccagagccgctgcgagaacttgcccggTGGCTACCGCTGCGTCTGCCCGGCCGGCTACCAGGCCAGCACGCCCACGGGACAGTGCCAGGGTgagcggggacacgggggtgtggggacaccgggctgtggggacactgggtgtggggacaccggggtgtggggacaccaagggtatggggacaccaagggtatggggacaccatcTGCGTGTTCAACACCCATGGGGTCATCGTTCATGGGGTCACCATCCATTGGGTCAGcagccatggggtcaccatgccaTAGTGTTGCCAGCCACGGGGTTAaacatccatggtgaacccatccataacctcccaatacgtggtgtccccatgcgtggtgtccccatgcgtggtgtccccatccatggagtccccatccatggtgaacccatccataacctcccaatacgtggtgtccccatctgtggtgtccccatccgtggtgtccccgtccgtggtgccaccacccacgccctccccgcggtgccaccaccgccgccccctCTCCGTGCCGCGCAGACATCGACGAGTGCGAGAACCACCTGGCCTGCCCCGGCCAGGAGTGCGCCAACACGCcgggctccttccagtgccGGCCGTGCCGCGACGGCTTCGAGCTGCACCATGGGCGCTGCGCAGGTACCCGcgtccccccacgtcccccctgtccccccgagGGGGGGGCCAACCCTTAATTGTGCCACCCcctagacgtggacgagtgcgccaCGGGCTCGCCCTGCGGTCCCCACGGCCGCTGCAgtaacaccgagggctccttcCACTGCCAGTGCCGGCGCGGATACCGGGTGGGTGCCGGCGGCGCGCCATGCGCGGGTGAGTGGTGGGGGCGGCGTGGGGATggtgccgtgtcccccccacacccgacggcccccccacggcccccatctGCCCACAGATGTCAACGAGTGCCTGGAGGGCGACTTCTGCTTCCCCCACGGCGAGTGCCtcaacaccgagggctcctacagctgcctctgcgccCAGGGCTATGCCAGCACCCCCGAGGGCACCGCATGCGTTGGTCAGAGCCCGGCATggtcccggtccctgtccctgtccctgtccctgtccccgtccccataccCATCCCGGTCCCATTGCAGTCCCCATTCTCATTGTGGTTTCTATTCCAGTTGCGGTTTTTTAGTCCCAGTTAATCTACTCAGTCCCATCCCCGTGCCtatccatgtccccatccaatcccaatcctatccccatcccaatcccatccccatcctatcccatcccaatgtctctccctgtccccatcccatcccaccccaatcccaacccccatcccatctctgtctccatcccatccccattcccaccccagtccccatccccatcccaatcccatccccatcccaccccaatcccatccccatcctaccctttttccaccccaatcccaatcccaccccaatcccatcccatcccttttccaccccatccccatttccatcccaatcccaatcccaccccagtcccatcccatcccaccccacccctccaccaCCCACCCACGCATCCGGGTACCacggggtgccaccagccccttgtgtccccctctttccccgtatcccccctgcccccgtgtcccccccctgtaCCCACGTCCACCCCGTGcccatgtcccccccgtcctcaccccgtgtccccccccagacgtggacgagtgccagcgCGGGGACGTGtgccggggcggccgctgcgccAACACCGACGGCGCCTTCGAGTGCCACTGCCCCGCCGGCTTCCGCACCGACGCCGAGCGGGCCCAGTGCcacggtgaggggctggggggttggggggggggggattttgggtgccccccaccctggggctggcggcgagggtggccctgtccccgcagatgtggacgagtgccaggagcacggggccgagttgtgtggggctgagcgctgcgagaacttgcccggatcctaccgctgcgtgcccGCCTGCCAGCACggctaccggccccgggacggcggggggtgtgagggtgagcggggattgggattgggattgggattgggattgggattgggattgggattgggattgggattggggttggggttggggttggggttgggattgggattgggattgggattgggattgggattgggattggggttggggttggggttggggttggggttggggatggagatagagaccaatagtggatgggtttagggactgggactaggatggggatgggaggggatgggattggggtgggattgggagggggatgggaggggattggggtggggatgggaggggattgggatgggattgggatgggattgggatgggatggggatggggatgggaggagattggggtggggatgggatggggatggggattgggattggggttggggttgggattggggtggggatggagatagagaccgatagtggatgggtttagggactgggactaggatggggatgggagggggtgggattggggtgggattggggtggggatgggatggggatgggatggggatgggaggggatgggattggggtgggattgggatggggatgggatggggatgggatggggatgggattgggattggggtggggatggaaatggagactaataatggatgaaaatagggactgggactgggactgggactgggactgggactgggactgggactgggactgggactgggatggggatggggatgggaggggatgggaggggattggggtggggatgggaggggatgggattggggtgagattgggatggggatgggagggggatgggaggggattggggtggggatgggatgggttgggatgggatgggatgggatggggatgggattggggtggggatggaaatggagactaataatggatgaaaatagggactgggactgggactgggactgggactgggactgagactgggactgggactgggactgggactgcgactgcgactgggactgagactgggactgagactgggactgggactgggactgggactgggactgggatggggatggaatgggtttggaatggggatgggggtgggattggaacaggattgggatggggatggagatggagaccaataatggatgaaaatagggggtgggattgggatgggattagggtgagattgggatggggttggggatgggatgggaatggagacaggtccaggGACCAGAACGGGACgaggatggggactgggacagggatgggaaccCGCACACAGGGCTGTGATGCGCACGGGGCTCATCCTGCCCGGGGCCGTGGTCCCCAtcatcccccaccccaccttgtcccccccccatgcttggggtccccccggtgtccccgcagatgtggacgagtgccaggagcatggggccgagttgtgtggggcCGAGCGCTGCGAGAACCtgcccggatcctaccgctgcgtgcccccctgccagcccggctaccggccccgggacggcggggggtgtgagggtacGGGGCCatagggacggggacagggccatggggatggggatggggccatggggacggggatgaagccatggggatggggacggggccatggggatggggatggggccatggggacggggatgaggccatggggatggggatggggccatggggatggggatggggccatggggatggggatggggccatgggaacggggatg harbors:
- the LOC140000212 gene encoding latent-transforming growth factor beta-binding protein 4-like, with protein sequence MYAYRCVPHVRGKPGAKSFVDDLILANPPAVGQHPCPKGFRRANGSCVDVDECQEGGFCKNGLCTNTRGSFACLCHEGFILDSSRSSCISHQVISEARGPCYRVLREGRCALPTLRNITRQICCCSRVGKAWGPACQRCPPFGSEGFKEICPAGPGYHYSASDLHYNTRYLGQDLPRVPLGRPRVPSPAGTAAPRWRPGRPPPSRSPPVPEVPPRVPKVPQRVPEVPPRVPHVPPRVPEVPPRVPDVPPRVPEVPQRIPEVPPRVPEVSPHVPDVPPRVPEAPPHVPEVPHVPKVPQRVPEAPQRVPEVPPDVPEVPQRVPEVPPRIPEVPPPAPEVVIVPRPTLGLLGPLPTPPGPEGPAPAAGSVCERNPRICGPGRCVPRQGGYTCLCHPGFWLSTQGTHCIDVDECRRSPRPCAPGRCENTVGSFRCVCGPGYRPGPGGTDCQDVDECAQSPSPCAQSRCENLPGGYRCVCPAGYQASTPTGQCQDIDECENHLACPGQECANTPGSFQCRPCRDGFELHHGRCADVDECATGSPCGPHGRCSNTEGSFHCQCRRGYRVGAGGAPCADVNECLEGDFCFPHGECLNTEGSYSCLCAQGYASTPEGTACVDVDECQRGDVCRGGRCANTDGAFECHCPAGFRTDAERAQCHDVDECQEHGAELCGAERCENLPGSYRCVPACQHGYRPRDGGGCEGL